In the Quercus lobata isolate SW786 chromosome 5, ValleyOak3.0 Primary Assembly, whole genome shotgun sequence genome, one interval contains:
- the LOC115988453 gene encoding uncharacterized protein LOC115988453 has translation MEKNWEAVKKYYTERDSAYLDSSLTVTKDTALHIAVFSKNKELLEFLIKHGRWRGEKREGGWNIWGNTPLHGAAATGDIEMARILLELDKSQLGHKNNIGETPLFIAAEFGRTEMVKFLVRNVIEEINRESGMMKKHRRRKDSTSILHIAILGIHFDTALELLKWDFSLRDLRDEHGTTCFQLLANMPSAFKSGHPMSVLKGLLYLCLPDDDGLHDDKDNETLITSRGRADLELGSGWSTRPRQFCYLSDCIAMSRIYYTVWCCIAQGFSTVRRLWDIKIQQKRVLRLATILAQTDKSWLGTIEDKEEAKEDGLHSRPTLSSETPLISAARNGITEIVEVILKRFPQAIEHRNDRLENILHIAARYRRKEILDLLQYLHVPTLRLKRLINVDLETILHQAAYLGEHRLRDRPGEALRMQSEIQWFKRVQKLVPPHFIKNRNVKGQTAEELFTIQHKKLVEDGQEWLMRTAKACTIVAVLIATVAFTCAYTIPGGSNSRTGHPLLQKETPFRIFTISDTVSLCFSLTSVVVFLSIMTSRMHERDFRRSLPLKLGLGLTTLFFAVAAMMVAFAATLVLMMRQRLHWAAIPIYTVTCCPVTVFIALQFPLYLNIAWFTFSDVLQSLSDSLPLGKCEILRSVE, from the exons ATGGAAAAAAATTGGGAAGCAGTGAAGAAATACTACACGGAGAGAGATAGCGCATACCTGGATTCTTCTCTAACAGTCACCAAGGACACTGCACTTCATATTGCTGTTTTCAGCAAAAACAAGGAATTGTTGGAGTTTTTAATAAAGCATGGGAGATGGAGAGGAGAGAAGAGGGAAGGTGGCTGGAATATATGGGGAAACACACCACTTCATGGAGCGGCAGCAACTGGAGATATAGAAATGGCACGAATCTTATTGGAATTGGACAAAAGCCAACTTGGCCATAAAAACAATATTGGTGAAACTCCTTTGTTTATAGCCGCTGAATTTGGCAGGACAGAAATGGTTAAGTTTTTGGTTAGGAATGTTATTGAAGAGATTAACAGGGAAAGCGGCATGATGAAAAAGCACCGCAGGCGAAAAGATTCCACATCCATTCTTCATATAGCTATCCTTGGCATCCACTTTG ATACAGCTTTGGAGTTATTAAAATGGGATTTTTCACTTCGAGACTTGAGGGATGAACATGGCACGACATGTTTTCAACTGCTAGCTAACATGCCGTCTGCTTTCAAGAGTGGACACCCCATGAGCGTATTGAAGGGGCTACTCTATCTTT GCCTTCCAGATGATGATGGCCTTCACGATGACAAAGATAATGAAACTTTGATTACTTCAAGAGGAAGAGCAGATCTTGAGCTTGGCAGTGGCTGGAGTACTCGTCCCCGCCAATTTTGCTACTTAAGTGATTGTATAG CCATGTCAAGGATATACTATACTGTTTGGTGTTGCATAGCTCAAG GATTTTCAACAGTTAGAAGACTTTGGGACATAAAAATACAGCAAAAGAGAGTGCTGAGGCTTGCTACAATTCTAGCTCAAACAGACAAGTCATGGTTGGGTACAATCGAGGACAAAGAGGAAGCAAAAGAAGATGGGCTGCATTCCCGTCCTACTTTATCTTCTGAGACTCCACTAATTTCAGCAGCAAGAAATGGGATCACAGAGATTGTAGAGGTTATTCTCAAACGGTTTCCTCAGGCAATTGAGCATAGAAATGACCGACTTGAGAACATACTTCACATTGCAGCAAGATATCGAAGGAAAGAAATCTTGGATCTTCTACAATATTTGCATGTTCCAACGCTGAGGCTTAAGAGGTTGATCAATGTCGATCTTGAAACCATTTTGCATCAAGCTGCATACTTGGGTGAGCATCGGTTGAGGGATAGGCCTGGGGAAGCCCTCCGCATGCAGTCAGAGATTCAATGGTTCAAG CGAGTGCAGAAACTTGTACCTCCACATTTCATCAAAAACCGAAATGTTAAAGGTCAGACTGCTGAAGAATTGTTCACCATCCAACATAAGAAACTGGTGGAAGATGGCCAAGAATGGCTAATGCGAACAGCAAAGGCATGCACTATAGTTGCTGTCCTAATAGCCACCGTTGCTTTTACCTGTGCCTACACCATCCCTGGCGGTTCCAACTCAAGAACAGGACATCCGTTGCTCCAAAAAGAAACTCCATTTCGCATTTTCACAATCTCAGACACAGTATCACTCTGTTTTTCACTGACTTCTGTGGTCGTGTTCCTCTCCATTATGACATCGAGAATGCATGAAAGGGATTTCAGGAGGTCTCTTCCATTGAAGCTAGGCTTGGGACTGACTACATTGTTCTTTGCCGTGGCAGCCATGATGGTTGCTTTTGCTGCTACATTAGTGCTTATGATGCGACAGAGGCTACATTGGGCTGCAATTCCAATTTACACTGTCACTTGTTGCCCAGTCACTGTTTTTATTGCGCTTCAGTTCCCTCTCTATCTCAACATTGCGTGGTTTACTTTTAGTGATGTGCTACAGAGTCTCAGTGACTCTCTTCCTCTTGGGAAATGTGAGATTTTGAGGTCTGTGGAGTAG